The DNA segment tACGCCGCAAACACGCCCAGGCACGCAGGCAGACGCTTTTCTTTagctctcgttctctcttgTTTCGCCAAGGCTGTCCAGCGTATTCCTTCCTCGctgtcttcctctcctcctttttgtTCTTCTTCTGCTCTCGCTGCAACTGCTTCGCGTTATTATTTTGCTAAGAACAGAATCGTGTTCGCTTCGCTCTCTTGCTCCGCTTCACTTCTTACCTTTTTATTCCCAACCATTTTGTACCTCCGTCGTCGACTGCTTTCACGCCTTGTACCTCGCTCCCTCAGATATACGTATATACATCTTTACAtatctatctatatatatataacgAAAAAAGGCAGGcacgcctccaccacctcaccATCCTCCGCACACTCAAAAGACAGAACAGACAGATGAATCCCGCTATGCCGCGTGCGTTGGGTGATAATTCCACCGCtactgcgccgtcgccgaacCGTGGTCTCGATACGGCTACAccagccgcgccagcgctgcaagGCGCCTCTCGTCGTTCGTCGCTGGCTAATCACCGACCACGCCGCAGGTACCGCACTTGCTTTGTGGCAATGCCACCACCCACTCGCGTGGCCTTCATTGCGCTTCTTTTGGCGCTGGTATACTCCAGCCAGGGGCTCTGTGCGGGACCTGCCGTTGGTGGCCTGACTGATGGGAtgggcggcaccgccgcggcaacggccTACGTGCGCTCCTGCGACGGAGCCTCGCTACCCACGCCGCCTGGTTGCGGGCTCAAGCTGGTGGTGGATCTCACCCTCGACGACAGCATTCTCACCGGCTCCGTCTTGGAGACAGAGGTGACGGTGACGCACGCGTTGCATCAGTCACTCTTTCCCCGTGACGCGGCGTCCAATGCTGCTGGCACACCTGCCACCTCTTTGCAGGTGTCTCTGCCTCCCATCACGGTGGCAATACAGCGTGGCGCCGTGCAGATGCGCTACGGCCTCACCTACCTACGCACGTTTCCGGCGGCGTTGCGAGACTCTGTGCGGGTGCTGAGGACGGCCATGTCTtgcgacgacggcgtcaCGCGCTGCCCCTCCTACATGAGCATGACAGGGACGCTtgtgtcggcgccgctcggACTGTGCTGCCTCTGCACCAGCGTGGAGTGCGCCCTCACAAGCGACCTGTGCAACGCTTCAATGCGCGCGCACTTTTGCTtccgcaccggcgcagccgGAATTACGTGCGTACAGGGCGAGGGCATCACCTACCACGGATGGTCCGTGGGATCGTCGTCGCCCTACTACACGATGCACCTATCCGCGAGCGGGCGAGGGATCGCACCGACGACACTGCAGCTCACAACGGATGCCCCTGAGGCGCAGAACGGTGCGTCTGCTCTGCAGCTTCTTCGGGCCTCTGATGTTTTGCCCGAAGAGTCAAACCCCAAGGTTGATATTTCCGGGCGCGTTCTCTTTGTCCCCTCTGCAGAACACAGCAGggccagccgcggcaccaccagcacTGGGCCTGTGCGCGACGACGATCCGGCAGAGTGGCTTTTGCTCCCGGCGCCGCTTGTCAGCGTCTCAGGCAATGATTGCGACAAGGTCGGCATCTCACCAGACTATTTCTACTCGCTCTCCAGCACTACGCAGTGCAACGCGCAGAAGGGAACGTGCGTGCGACACCAGCTGGCGGACTACCGCGCGGCGGACCTGGAACAGATCGCCCAGGGCGTAGGCGGACGCTATATCGGCGCCTCTCTGGGCACCTTCACGCGGCAGAAAATGGGGGAACAGGAGTTCCTGTTCGATACGGTGGAGCGCACGGGCGGGGCGATGCTGCGGTGGACGGTGAATGCGGACGGCCTCGCGTTCCAGCCGCTTCCGGTGCACGGCGTACTGGATGCTATCAAGTTTGACAGCAGCACAGGCATCCTCTACGTCACGGTtcgcaacaacaacacatATGGTGGCCTCTACTACGTTGCCGTTGGCCAGTGCCAGGGAGCACGCGCATCGcactgcgacagcgacggcgtgaCACACGAGTGTGGCCGCACGGCTTTGGTGGCCGGCGCTAACACCTCCTCGCTGTTGCAGTTCAGCATGGTGAGCGACCCGCCCGAGGAGGTGGGACGCACCGCTTCATGCACCGTCGTCTTTcgcgacgcggccgctgcgctgctggcctCTAAAAACGTTTCGTGGACGGTCGAGCACACGACCACTACGCCGGCGCCGAATGCCCCCAAAGCGGAGCAGTGCAGACGCTGCGCCTTCCGCGACCTGCGGTGTCTTTTCAGCACCGTCTGCGAGTGGCAGATGCTCCTGTGGACAgcggtggccgtggcggtggcgtgggcGCCGTATGCCATCTTGGCCTACTGGCGCATGGCGTGGCACGTTGGCGCCAAGTTCTTGGCGGGTCTGAACTGACTTCCTGATACGTCGTTTTCTCTCTACCCTCTCTCACCCACTTTCACCACCCAGAAACAAGCGCAGCGAAGGCcgcactcgcacacgcacgccccttccccccgcATACGACGAGCCGCAAAGAGTCGCTGCCGCATTGCCTTCaactttttttttatgtttgctcttctcctttcctcttctGTTTCGTCTATTCGTTCGTTCCTGCAATAACGCGTTTCCCTTTTCTGAAACGTTTCGAGTTTCCCGtttctcgctttctttttccttgtgCACCTTTCCGTGCTAGCAGTgaggagaggggcgggggcCGCGGTGAGGTatgcacagacgcacatgcacgcatatatatgtggctacgtatgtgtgtgtatgcgcgcgtgcatgtggAGCGATGAAAAGaagaataaaaaaaaactgaAATAGACTGCGatctttttcttctgcctCACACAGATCCTCTCACtgtccttcccttcctcttctttccgCACACACGGCAACGATCTCATATGGCAATCCTCCGCGTATTCTTATCGACCTACGCATGCGTAGAAGAGCGAGGCTCATGTTCAACGTGTGCGGATGCTGTAAAGGGTCACTGGTGTAGCCTTCATGAGGGCTCTTGTGGTCCCACTCTCATTTGCTCTTGCGAAGATGCTGAAGTGAAGGACCGACAGTTGTTGCGGTACGACCTGTGCCGTGTAGCTCTTTCCTCTGGGCATCATTAGCTGATGGCTTGATTCTCATCATCCCCCCTGCACCTATTCTTTCTCTAACTGTTGCCGTGCATGTGTACGACgggcacgtgcgtgtgtgttcaCGCCACATGCCACTCCCCCTCATTCTTGGCCCTCACACTTTTTGAAAACGTGCAGCCGcacaagcagcggcagaacTCCCGGATCCATCCCTCTTTGTCGGAGTCCGCTGCTGATCATAGACTAATCATCCGTGCACTGGCAACTGCAAAccgttctctttttttctgcgaGTGTAGATACACGTGCAGTGATCGACCCTACACGGACAGCTTACATCCACCGCTCGGCCCCCGAAGACGCCTTCAGCAACGATAGATCGATAACTGGCACGTGCGCCCCTACTCATTCTTCACCTTTTCACTCTCTCATCAGCCTCGTGTGCTGAGGTGCAGCACTCGTCAAGTGTGCGtcggcccccccccctccccccgtctttgacggccggcggcgtcgatggGGCGCCCCTCCCTCATGGAGCGGTACTTCGCTCAGTGCCAGGCGCATCGCACTTCACCGCACCCGGCGTTTGTTGCCGGTCTCCGCGAGGGCGCGATGGACATAAACTTCGCGGAGATTCCTCTTGCCGACATCCGCCTCTTTGCGCACGCACTCCTGGACGTGTCcccagcagctcgcgccgcgcgttcgccagcagcacggTCTCGGAATTCATCAGGACAGCTGAGTCGACGAGACGCTGCCTCAGACACTAGCCCGTCCTCTCGGCCGAGAACAAGCGCCTTCTCGCGGACGCAGTTCGCCAAGCTTCACTTTTCTTACAACGCTACGgtgccagcggcgcagctcccgTGCGGCGCGGCCTCGCCGCCTGCGTCAACGCCTTGGTTCACTCAGAATGagccgacgctgcggcgtctgCCACAGGCAGTGGCGCAGGCAGTGAAGGAAAGCGCCACCACCCTGAGCTCCTTCTCCTGGTGCGGCATGCCGCTCACTAGCATGGCGGTGCAGGGtcgtgcaccgctgcagcagcagcgaggcatTGGACGagtgctgccgtcgctgacaCGCGTTCTCCCACTGTGCCATTGTCTCACCTCCCTGCGCCTGGACGGTGTCCCACTCTCGCATGCGCAGTTCATGCAGCTGACTACGCCCTTCCCCAAGTCACCTGAGGCATCGGCGGACGGCGGTGTGACGTggccggcgctggaggaggcaaGCTTTGTGGGGTGCGGACTGACTGATGCGTGCAAAAACGGCCTCGTGCACCTCATACGTGCCGCCGTGCCGACTGCCTCGGACTCCACGTGGCAGCGCTCGCTGCGGGGCGGCTACGCGAATCTGGACGATCGACTTTTGCCACGGCcagccggcggcaccgtgcCTCTCGGTCACTCGGCGACGCGGGGTCTGAAGGGGCTAGATGCCAGTCAAAACCCGCTGGGCGACGAGACAGCGCATGCGGTCGCAAACGCTGTTCCCGGCTCCGCCCTACGCTATCTTAACATGTCCAGCACCTCCATCACCTGGATGGGCGGCTCCTTGCTAGCTTCGCGTCCGGTGCTGGAGGGCACTGCaatggagctgctggacatGAGCAACACGGGCGTCAGCGAGGTGTTCTCCCACGCCGGGGGTGCTGCGGAGGCAAAGATGCTGGTCGAGTctagcgccgccgccggcttcCGGGTGCTGGCGCGTGGTATGGGGCAGTTGCTGATCCTGAGAGAGTCGGATcgctcgccgcagcagtcgtGGCTTATTCAAACGACCACTGCTATCGCGCCACAGCCGTcgccagcgtcagcgccggAGCCGCCACACGTGGAGTCCCCCACGATCCCCACGTGCCCCCCGGCCTCCGTGATTGAGATGGAGAgggtggcgccgccagcaccaccagccCCACCACTGCCATCCTCCAACACTGGCGATCAACACAGCGCTCCACAATCTGTCCATAactcagctgctgctccagggCCTGCTGTGAGCCCCTACGGACCCTGGTGGCCCATGTTCGCCAGTTGGTACGCTGCACGAGACACCAACATTCCCACAAGCTCAGCcgatgctgcggcgacagGTAGCTCTGCTGCTGGTCTGGTCAAAGGGTATATACCGGTGCCGGTTCCGTTTCCGATGTTGGCGCCCATGCCGATTCCCTATACCGCTCCTCATGGAGAGGATCTCCCCTTCGCCGGTGCGGCCaccgtggctgccgccgccgccacttcTCCCCACGAGACGGGTGCTGTGGCTGAGGACAGCACGCCTTTTCCAGAGCGAAGAGTTTCCACCCCTCCCGCCGACGACCCCATCGACGTGGCGGCAGAGACATCGGTGCCGTTGCCTTCACCTACCTCTTCAGGCGAGAAGCACGACAAGGACGGTGGCGGGAGTTTCACGGGTGGTCTTTCGAACCCCCCTGACGCGGCATCGACAGCGTCCCAAGCTGCGGCCGTTGCCGCGAGCGCGTCTGACGACCTTGTGCACCGGGCGAGCGAAACCGCCGGGGACCGCAAGTTTCTCCTTGCACTGATCAGCCGCCTCGAGGCACACGAGAGCGACGTCACCGAGCGCCTTGAGGCACAGTACCAGCGAACGACAGCGCAGCTGACGTCGTTGGAGAAGGACATGCGCTTTCGCCTTCAGCAACTTGCCGACGCGGATCGCAAGGagcgggcggcagcggcggaccGGCAAACGGCCTTGCTCGAGGCCCTGGCCGCCCTCCGCGCCGAGCCGGTTGCCGTGTCTGCGGAGGGCATGACGGAGACGATGCTGCTACAGCTCATGCATCTCATAGAGGCGGGGATGGGAAAGGTACAGACGGCGTTGggcgcagaaggcgctgTAGGTACGAAGAGCGCGAGGGCTGGAGAGAGCAGGGTATCACCGCTGTTGCGCTCCAACGAGGCCGCCACCCATGTCGGTGCGGCAACGATCACGGACCGTGATCTGGTGAAGACGGCGAGCCAGCGTCTCAAAGAGCTTGGCTGGTAAGCACTGCGCACGACGCtttcgtttgtgtgtgcctttttttttcgcaaTCGCTCTGTGATGGGCCGCCGCTTCGTcgatcggcgccgtcgtcaggCTGCTGTTCCTCTCTCGACTCCAGCGGCGTATGCACCTGCGTACCAGACCACGCCAatgcgctggcgcgcatgcgacatgcacacacaagcgcataCATGCACGAACACAAACACATCAgcggcacgcgtgcacacggaCGCATCCACCATCGCGTGGCAGCAGAGGAAATGCCACACTTGCGGTGCTTGCGGGCGGTCTCTCTCGGCTCTTTCATTCGCGTTTGCTTGCCGTGCTGGGTGAATGTGGGCACGCACACCGTCTCaggcctctctctctctcactgtgCATTGATCCCgcctctccctttttcccCCGTCGCtctttcccccctctccctctcacacacacacgggcatGATGGGGCCACGCTCACGACTCCAACCCGACCCATCCACAGCAGTGCCAACTCGACTCAACACACCTTCTCCGTTCTTTGGTGTCTACTTCTCTCGCCCCTCGCCTGTTTGCTTGTAGCCTTCCTTACAGAAACCAAGAAATCTAAAACACAGCTCATCTTCGTCTCTCGTACCTCAGCAACAATGACGGCCGCCGTGGATCTCGAAGGCGTGGCGCTTCACGGCCATATGAAGGGTGTGACAATGCTAAAGTTCAATCGCGACGGCGACCTTCTCTTTTCATCTGCCAAGGACACGAactgcagcgcgtgctgctggcagGTAAAGACGGGCAAGCTGCTCGGCTCCTACACAACGGTGGGTCAGGTGGAAGGTCGCACGTACGATGCGGCCATGGTGGCGCTAGATGTGAACCGGGAGTCCACACTTTTGGCGACCGCCAGCgcgggcgaggaggtgcttCTGTGGAGCGTAGAGTCTGGTGCCCTTCTTGGCTCCGTGAGCCGCAGCCTATCGTCCGGCGCCAGCGTCGGTTTCTCGCACGATGACACGCTGATGATGGTGGCCACAAAGGGCCGCTCCAGCACAAACTCGGCGATTCAGGTCTACAACGTACCCTTCACGGTGCCCAAGGCCGGTGAGGACATCGCCCCTGTCAAGACGCCCTTCACCACCTTTTCCACCTTCGAGACCCCGGACACGATCACGTGGGCCGCCTGGGGGCCGACGAACGAGACGATCTACTACTCCGAGGGCGGCTACATGAACATCCTCGACGTGGAGGCAAACAAGGTGATCCGCAGTCGCCAGATTCACGAGGACGAGAACGAGGTGATCAACCGCTTCAGCTGGGACCCTAACTACCTCGCCTTAGCCACCGCCTCGACCGACAAGACGTCTCACCTCATAGACTTCCGCGACCTGGCCACCATTCAGGTGTACCGGAGCGACGTCCCGGTGAACGACGTGTCGATCAGCCCAAACGCCGACCACGTAATCCTCGGCGGTGGCATGGATGCCGCTTCTGTGACGACGCAAGGCGGGCAGTCCATCTTCGAGGTTAAGTTCTTTCACAAGGTTCACGGCCACCAGCTCGGCCAACTGCGCTGCCACTTTGGTACAATCAATGCCATGTCCTTCCACCCCGACGGTCGCggcttcgccagcgccagctACGACGGTCTCATCAAGATGTACCGTTTCGGCGACTCGTACGATTCCACGCCTGGCGCGCAGCCTCTGTGGACGCTGTAGAGAGGTGAATACGGCGAAGAGAAggctctctctgtgtatgcttgtatgcgtgtgcttgcTTGGGAACGTGTGCACACATCACATCTGTTTTTGTGCTGCTCGCCCTTCGATTGGTGCACGGGcgtctgcctgcctgcctgtccgtctgtctgtctgtgtgcttgtgtgcacatgtgtgtatgtgcgtgtgtctgtgtgccttCGTGCGTCTTCTCGTTCTATCTGGTAGGGAGCTTTACCTTtcttggtgtgtgtgcgcgtgtgtgaagGTATCTCATGTGCCGGTGGTTGTCTTGTTCGCATTTTTAAAGAGGTAAACGCCCGCCGTTGTGCAGACGGGTGCGTGTGAGTAAGCATAACTgactctccctctctcctaGTGGAAAGACCGGCTAGGGGTCACCTACTAAAGAAGGAATACAAGTTGACTAATAATCAGGGGAGCTTTCAGGCGCAGAGGCGTCGACAtacggagaggaggagaggaggggtcCTCGGTGAGAGGAATGGTGGCGGTACAAGCGGGGCTGTGCTTTCTCCAACTTCTCGCTCCGTGCGCTTAGCGATAACTGTCCTTCTCCACGGATGCACGGCTGCGTTCGTGAGCGGctgggcagcgcggcgaagGGCCGGCGAGAGTTTGTGCAGGgtagagggggtggggagaagcGATGATCCTGCCGCGGCTCGTGCGTCAGTGTGCATCActctttttcgttgttgttttccttcccctctcctttcctcagcgcccccctttttttttcacggCCACTGCAGCAAGTGCATGCACCGGCCTTGTCGACCTCGCATGCTTTAAATCTTCGCACGCTGCTTACCAACGCACCTTCACCTacgctctcgctccctctttTGCCTACTTTGTAACCAACCCTACGTATTTTCAAGTCGCCTGTcggcctgtgcgtgtgtggcttTCGTAGTGGCTATCAAACTTTACCTGCCACCCAGTGCGTGAGGCCCCCGCCGCTTTCGCGCTCACATCCGCAAACAAAGGAACCGCAAGAAAACACAgtggcttttttttttcgcacgCCTTATATTTCGATCTCGCACAGCGTATCTCGAAGACGGTTTCGCTGCCGCAACGAAGTTCTGTTCATATCGACGACTCCTGTGTTTTTTCGGCaggaggggtgagggagggtgAGGGCCTTCCTCGAGCTGGTTCGTTTCGCCCTCATATTAGCGCTTATCGAAAACAGGTGAACGGAATTGGTCACTGCACACTCTGTGGCCGTATGTGGAGCGCCCTTTTGAGGCTCCTTGTGCTTCATTACCTCCCTCCAtccttttcctcttttcACAGATTTATCCAACACCTCGCAAACGCGACGTGGCGCGTATACCTCGATTTCCTCGACGTGCTCCTTCACGGTTCGTGTcaacgctttttttttgtttcgcctGCACCACCTCTCCGCTTTGGTAGTTGGAGCGGATGTGGTGCCTCAAGAGGGTGCCGCGCggcccctctctcgcgcagGGCTCGGCGGCAATCGTCGGGATGCCTCGTCGCTTTCGAGCAGTGCAGGAAGCATCTGTACTGTGCTCGCTGACTGTCGTCGCACATGGCCGTCGTACCCTCTCCACCGAGGAGCTGGTGGACGAGGAAACACAATGGACGCGTGCGATGGGCAGCAAGTACGGCTTTGGCAACTACCAGCTCTTCCGGGCGCTCTACAAGGACCTGTGTGACGAGATCCGGCGCGAGTACTACACAaagcccccgcccccaccacccgcgACAAGGACCACAGGGGTCTCGCCTTCGCTAGCTGCGCCAGAAGCGTCACCCGAGTTGCACGGAAGCGCAGATTCAGGTGCCAATGACACTTCCTCCGGTGCCACAAAGCATAGTAGTGTggca comes from the Leishmania infantum JPCM5 genome chromosome 36 genome and includes:
- a CDS encoding similar to leishmania major. l411.4-like protein; its protein translation is MGGTAAATAYVRSCDGASLPTPPGCGLKLVVDLTLDDSILTGSVLETEVTVTHALHQSLFPRDAASNAAGTPATSLQVSLPPITVAIQRGAVQMRYGLTYLRTFPAALRDSVRVLRTAMSCDDGVTRCPSYMSMTGTLVSAPLGLCCLCTSVECALTSDLCNASMRAHFCFRTGAAGITCVQGEGITYHGWSVGSSSPYYTMHLSASGRGIAPTTLQLTTDAPEAQNGASALQLLRASDVLPEESNPKVDISGRVLFVPSAEHSRASRGTTSTGPVRDDDPAEWLLLPAPLVSVSGNDCDKVGISPDYFYSLSSTTQCNAQKGTCVRHQLADYRAADLEQIAQGVGGRYIGASLGTFTRQKMGEQEFLFDTVERTGGAMLRWTVNADGLAFQPLPVHGVLDAIKFDSSTGILYVTVRNNNTYGGLYYVAVGQCQGARASHCDSDGVTHECGRTALVAGANTSSLLQFSMVSDPPEEVGRTASCTVVFRDAAAALLASKNVSWTVEHTTTTPAPNAPKAEQCRRCAFRDLRCLFSTVCEWQMLLWTAVAVAVAWAPYAILAYWRMAWHVGAKFLAGLN
- a CDS encoding putative eukaryotic translation initiation factor 3 subunit; the protein is MTAAVDLEGVALHGHMKGVTMLKFNRDGDLLFSSAKDTNCSACCWQVKTGKLLGSYTTVGQVEGRTYDAAMVALDVNRESTLLATASAGEEVLLWSVESGALLGSVSRSLSSGASVGFSHDDTLMMVATKGRSSTNSAIQVYNVPFTVPKAGEDIAPVKTPFTTFSTFETPDTITWAAWGPTNETIYYSEGGYMNILDVEANKVIRSRQIHEDENEVINRFSWDPNYLALATASTDKTSHLIDFRDLATIQVYRSDVPVNDVSISPNADHVILGGGMDAASVTTQGGQSIFEVKFFHKVHGHQLGQLRCHFGTINAMSFHPDGRGFASASYDGLIKMYRFGDSYDSTPGAQPLWTL